A portion of the Blastochloris tepida genome contains these proteins:
- a CDS encoding gene transfer agent family protein, which yields MVATKLDGCPAITRLRVQAIEATLSGHDRRLTLTLGAIAELEAAFGAHGLDALEVHFKRGQFTAREIASILGAGLRGAGETIADAEVLQLTHRDGARGMAALATALLLTAFPTLKEDASAVQNAPAPSDQD from the coding sequence ATGGTTGCGACGAAACTTGATGGTTGCCCCGCCATCACCCGCCTCCGCGTGCAAGCCATCGAGGCGACCCTTTCAGGGCATGACCGCCGTCTGACGCTTACATTGGGGGCGATCGCCGAACTCGAGGCCGCTTTCGGCGCTCACGGTCTTGATGCGCTCGAGGTGCACTTCAAACGTGGCCAATTCACTGCGCGTGAAATCGCCTCGATTCTCGGCGCAGGCCTGCGTGGTGCCGGCGAGACGATCGCCGACGCCGAGGTTCTTCAGCTCACACATCGTGATGGTGCACGAGGCATGGCCGCTCTCGCCACCGCGCTTCTCCTCACGGCCTTCCCGACTCTGAAAGAGGACGCCAGCGCTGTTCAGAACGCGCCGGCTCCATCCGACCAGGACTGA
- a CDS encoding DUF2283 domain-containing protein, producing MKTLYDKDTDALYVRFAEAKVVESEEVAPGVVLDFDENGRIVALEVLSASRHLAAGALPLAAE from the coding sequence ATGAAGACGCTCTACGACAAGGACACCGATGCGCTCTATGTGCGCTTCGCCGAGGCGAAGGTGGTGGAGTCGGAGGAAGTCGCGCCGGGTGTGGTGCTGGATTTCGACGAGAACGGCCGCATCGTCGCCCTGGAGGTGCTTTCCGCTTCCCGGCATCTCGCCGCGGGTGCCCTGCCGCTTGCGGCGGAGTAG
- a CDS encoding DUF4258 domain-containing protein, whose protein sequence is MIHIVYTRHAEDVMRERGLKFEWVKRTLASPDQDEPDPDEPTLRRAFKAIPERDGRVLRVVYGRTDDTLRVVTAFFDRDRRR, encoded by the coding sequence GTGATCCATATTGTCTACACCCGCCACGCCGAAGACGTGATGCGCGAACGTGGACTTAAATTCGAGTGGGTCAAGCGCACCCTGGCCTCTCCGGATCAGGACGAACCCGATCCCGACGAACCGACACTGCGCCGCGCCTTCAAGGCCATTCCGGAGCGCGACGGGCGGGTGCTGCGGGTGGTATACGGGCGGACCGACGACACGCTGAGGGTGGTGACCGCTTTTTTCGACCGGGACCGACGCCGATGA
- a CDS encoding recombinase family protein — protein MRVAVYLRVSTNGQTVENQRLDLVAAGDRHGWQIAAEFVDEGVSGARGRDERPAMRELMRAVGRREVDMIAAWDVSRLGRSLADLLGFLGELHAKGVGLYLHQQGLDTTTPTGRAMFQMMGVFAEFERAMIRERVNTGLARARAEGKALGRPRIDPEVERQIAAALRKGGRGIRKVAADLGVGVGTVQRVRDAMTSAGAAG, from the coding sequence ATGCGGGTCGCGGTCTATCTTCGCGTCAGCACCAATGGGCAGACGGTCGAGAACCAGCGGCTCGACCTGGTTGCCGCTGGCGACCGACATGGGTGGCAGATCGCCGCCGAGTTCGTGGACGAGGGCGTGAGCGGCGCCAGGGGCCGCGACGAACGGCCCGCTATGCGGGAGCTGATGCGGGCAGTTGGCCGGCGCGAGGTCGACATGATCGCCGCCTGGGACGTCTCACGGCTTGGCCGGTCTCTGGCCGACCTCCTCGGCTTCCTCGGCGAGCTGCACGCCAAGGGCGTCGGGCTCTACCTGCATCAGCAGGGGCTCGACACCACCACACCGACGGGCCGGGCGATGTTCCAGATGATGGGCGTCTTCGCCGAGTTCGAACGCGCGATGATCCGCGAGCGCGTCAATACCGGCCTCGCCCGCGCACGCGCCGAGGGCAAGGCGCTCGGGCGGCCGCGCATCGATCCCGAGGTCGAGCGGCAGATCGCGGCGGCGCTGCGGAAAGGTGGACGCGGCATCCGCAAGGTGGCGGCTGACCTGGGTGTTGGGGTCGGCACGGTGCAGCGAGTGAGGGACGCCATGACCAGTGCAGGCGCCGCCGGGTGA